The sequence below is a genomic window from Zhongshania aliphaticivorans.
TACCGCTTCGCCAAATAGCGCGGAATCAGCAAGTGAGGCGTTCACAATGCCGTTTAGGTGGCCGTAAATCTCGTTCTGTTGGTTTGGTGTAAATATTGTTCCGTCGCGGGTGGTTGGCGCCACCGGATTTTCGGCCTTAAGGCCGAAGTACTTCAGTAAAATGTGGTAGTCAGCAAACTGAGTTGCAGTACTCATAACGTCGGGGTAGGTGCAGGTAGTCAATAAGCCTTGGTACAAACCGGGGTAGGCGTTGGCAATCATATTCTGGGTAATTGCGCCGCCGGAGCAGCCCGTGCCCACGGTGTAGCGCAGTTCACCGTATTGTTCGACAAAGCGCTCTTTGGCCATCATTAGCGATTCGGCCTGATAGCTCAAATTACAGTTGTGACCCAGGTTGAGTTGGGCGGTGGACAGTACTGACCAGCCCAGGCTCAGCGCGGTGATATAGGACTGTTCGATTGCTGGGTTACCGGGAATGGTGCCCGCGTAGTCGTCGGTGCGCGCGGAACTGGTGTCGTGGTCACCACGGCAATTGCCGCCGTGGGTTACGAGTAGGCGGCGATTCCACTGTGACTGGGGTTGTATTGGTGTCCAGCTTTCATCGGCTTTGTGTAGGGTAAAGATGGTGTATTGGTCCCGCGCCTGATAACCGATTTCCTGGCGTACTATAAATGGTAAGGTTTCACCGTTATCGGTCGTGGTGGTAGCCACATCGGTTGGTGGATTCTCAAGATCATATGGCTGTAAGCCCGCGAGCAATGGATTGGTCGACTTATAAAGCCATTGGTATGTTGCCGCTTGGTTGCAATCCTCGTCGGTTGCGCCCTCTTGGCATTCCCAAGGTTGGATGTGCGGTCCGGTAAACACTGGGCCTCCCGAGGGGTGGTTCACCACGGTGATGCTGTTACCGATATTGGCGCTGATGGTATTTTCACCCACACTTAAACCCTCGACCACGCCTAAAAGGCGCAAGGGATTATCTGGCGTGCTTTGCAGGACGCTGGTTACGTCGGTGTTGTTACGGAGCAGTACAAGCTCATCGCTTGCGTCAGCGCTAGCTAGCACCACCTCAACGAGTACATCGCCTGCTGAAACAAGATCTGGTCGATTCGATATTACTTGGACAGTTGCCTTGTCTACCGCTATGCCGCTTGCGCGGTTGCTGGAGTTGCCGCCGCCGCAGGCGGCTAAGGTAAGGACAGTTATTATGGCGAGCATTTTATTGTTCATGGGTTTATCCTCTGCGCTCTAAATTCTACGCTTGTCTAACTAAATACAATAGCCGCACTACTCTATAGGCTTGCTAGGTGATGTCAAACTCCTAGTTGTCGGTGGTATTGCTTTAATGTGGTCGTTGTTGGAAACGCTGCTTTTTCCGATAGGGGAATACGTCGGCGACGTAACCATTGCGTATGGTTTCCTGCAGGCCACGCCAGTAGGCTGGGTCGTAGAGGTCACTGTGCAATGAATCAAACACCTTTTTGGCGCGCTGGTTACCAGAGAAAAATAAACGGAATTCCTCGGGGAATACATCTTCTGGTTTGACCTCGTACCAGGGCTGGCTGGCCATGGCTTGCTCGTCGTTTTTCGGCTCGGGCAGTGAGCGGAAGTTGCAGTCGGTCAGTGGACAAATTTCATCGTAGTCGTAAAACACCACGCGGCCGTGACGGGTAACGCCAAAGTTTTTGAGTAACATATCGCCGGGGAAGATATTGCCCGCTGCCAATTGCTTTATGGCATTGCCGTATTCGCCCATCACGCTGTCGAGCTGTTGCTCATTGCAGTCTTTGAGGTAAAGATTGAGGGGAATCATTTTACGTTCGATGTATACGTGCTTTAGAAGCAGCGCATTGCCGCTAACGCTAACTTTTGAGGGCGCCTCTTTTTCTAATTCGGCAATAAGCTCGTCGGAAAAGCGGCGGCGATCAAAAGCAAGATTATTGAATTCTTGTGTGTCCGCCATGCGCCCGCCGCGATCCCAGCGTTTTACCAAACTGTAGCATTTGCGAACATGCTCTTGGCTCATGTCTTTGGGCGGTGTAAAGCGATCTTTAATTACTTTGTACACATAGCCAAAGTCCGGGCGGGTAAATACCAGCATAACCATGCCTTTAATGCCCGGTGCAATGATATACGGCGATTCGCTATTGGCAGTTTCATTCACCGCAAAGCGATAAAACTCGGTTTTACCGTGCTTGGGCATGCCGATGGCAATATACAGCTCAAAGATCTCTTTGTGGGGCATTAGCCGATGTAAGAAGGCGATGTACTCTGATGGCACCGAGGTGTCGACCATAAAATAGCTTCGGCTAAAGCTGAATAAGATTGAGATGTCATCGGGATCAGAGAGTACGGTGTCAACGAATATGGAATTGTTTTCGCTGTGTAAAATAGGCAGTACAAAGGGCATGGTGAAGTCGCCGCTGACAATGCGGCCGACCAAATAAGCGGCTTTGTTGCGGAAAAATAACGACTCTAGTGTTTCGACATAAATGTCTTTGCTGCGATCTCGAATTTTGGGAATAAGTTCGCGGTTAACGACGTTCATGATAAAGCCCACGTCGCGGTCGAGATCTTCCCAGGGGATGTTGAACTCGCAGTCAATGAGCATTGATTTGGTGATATCGACGGCATTGTCACCGTCAAAGCGGTAGCGGCGCAGTATGGACTCACTTGAGACTGGGGCGCAGTGTTCGACTGAGGTCAGGGCAAAGGTGTGCACATCGCGGATTTTTTCATGCTTGAATATGTAACAATAAATCGAATTGAAAAACGATTGCGCAATTTCAAAATTGTCGTGATTTTGTATAAGCTCTGCGTATTCCTGCTTGGCAATTTCCCAGTTGTCCCGATCTTCAACACTGCCGCCGGTAATGGTATATGCAGCTTCGGCAACGATTCTGCGCTTTTGTTTCCATAAATCTAAACGATCACGCATGGCTTTTTGTGCACCGTGCCAGTCGGCCCCTTCAAAACGCGCTTGCGCGCCGAGGGTGATGTTTTTGTACTCGGCAAAAAAAGCATCGAAACCATTGAGAATAGCCATGGCTAGGCGACGGGTAACTGCGGTCATGCGTGTGGTTCCTGAGTTTAGTTCTGTTTGCTGGTAAGCCTAGTTTGGCAGAATGCTGGACGGAAGACGCTAAAACCAAGTCGGAGCTCAGGCGTCTGGCGAAAAATCAACAGCAACGCTTAATCGTACTATGTGCGTGAGCTGATATTTTCCGACATGAGCGTAGCGAATACCCTAGCGTCCCCCGTCTTCCATCAAGCGTCTCCCGCTAAAGGAAGCAATCCGCCAAAATTTCCATGGCTTCTGGCTGCTGACAATTTAGTAGCATGGTATCAACCTCGCCTCGGCTGGACGCGGCGTTCCAGTCTTTGGCGCGTTCACGAATTCTCGCTTCAGGGCCAACGAGCGCGACTTCGTCGACTAGAGCGTCGGGTACGGCGGCGCGAGCCTCTTCTTTTTTGCCCGCTAAATAAAGATCCTGGATTTTCTCAGCGGCATCGCCATAGCCCATGCGCGTTGCGTAATCGGTGTAAAAGTTTTTACCCTTGGCACCCATGCCGCCAATGTAAAGTGCGAGGAAGTCTTTAATAAATACGCGGCAGCCGTCGAGGTCGTCGCCCATAATGACGCCAACAAAGGGTGCAACATTAAAGTCGGCTTTTTTGCGCCCGCTTTTTTCGAGGCCTTTTTCGATGCTGGGTTCTAGTACAGCGTATTTTTCTGGGCTCATCCACACGGGGAATACGCCGTCGGCGACTTCAGCGGAGGCGCTCACGCCAGCGGGGGTAATTGAGGCGGTGTAGATCGGGATGCTTGGGTCGCCGTGAAGTATGGATTTTAGGGGCTTGCCAAGACCAGTAGCGCCGGGGCCACTATAGGGCATTTGATACATCTTACCGTCGAAGGTAACTGGCCCCTTGCGCTCAAAAATCTCCTTCATAATTTTAATGTACTCACGGGTGCGGGTCACCGGCTTGCCGTAGGGCACGCCGTGCCAGCCTTCGACTACCTGTGGGCCTGATGCACCGAGGCCAACTATAAAGCGACCGCCAGAGAGTTGGTCTAAGCTCATGGCGGTCATGGCGCACATGGCCGGGGTTCGCGCCGGCATTTGCATAATGGCGGTGCCGACTTTAATTTTGCTAGTCTGGGCTAAAATCCACGCGGCCGGAGTAACGGCGTCAGAACCGTAGGCTTCGGCTGTCCACACCGAATCAAAACCCAGTGTTTCGGCGTGCTTAACCGTATCCATGGGAATAGAGAGTTTTGCGCCAGAGTAGCCCAGTAATAGTCCTAGTTTCATTATTTTATCCTTTTATTTGATTGCCACAGCCTAGTAGATTACAGCGTGTCTGTCAGTGGCTGCTTTGAAATGATTGCGCCGCTTAGGTCGGCGTATAGGTGCTCGCCTGGGTATAGTGTAGTACCGCCAAATTCCAGTGCAATATTGCAACGGCCGTCGCCCAGTTTTTCGGTTTTGCGGGGTACGCTGCCCAGCGCCATGATGCCAATGGGCATGTTGGCCAGCTCTTCCACGTCGCGCAGATAACCGTAGATTACAATACCGCGCCAGCCGTTATCGGCTGCAGCGCGAGCAAGGTTGTCGCCGAGTAGTGAGCGTCGCGGTGAGGCGCCGCCATCGACAACGAGCACGCGATTATTGCCCGGTGTTTTAACCACTTCGGCAACTTTGGAGTTGTCTTCAAAGCATTTAATGGTGACGATTTCGCCCCAGAAATGCTGTTTACCGCCATAGTGGCGGAAGTTCACCTCTAGTACGCGCACGTTATCGCCATGTTCATCGCAGAGATCGGGGGTGGATATCGTATTCATAGTAACTCCTGCAGTGGTTGGTGGTGGGCGAGTAATGGAAAGGGTAAAAACCACTATGCCTTTTTTTGCGCCTCCCGTCTCCCGTCACGTATTGGGTAAACGGTTTTACTTATTCGCTAACAAGTTTTAGGTAATTGGCGCTTATATCGCTATTGATATAGGCCATGCCCAGTACGGTTAAGTACTCCAGGCGATCGGCTTTCATTAGATCGATATCGGGTATGCCGAAGCCATTTTCCTGATAAATCCCTGCCAAATACGCCATAAAGTCTTCACCTTCTTTGAGTAGCAGCAAGCTCGCGGCACCGACATCGGGCTTTACTTTGGCGTTTAGGCCTTCTGGAAGGCTTACGGCAAACACAACAGGGTGCTCATTGCCTTCAACACGCACACTGCGGTTCCTCACGGTTTGCTGCGCCCAATAAAAAGCCAGCTCTTTGCTTTGAGTTAAAAAAACCGGCTCAATCGATTCGGTATAACTATTGCCGATGGTTGCCATGGTTTGCTTTGCGGCGTTTTTGAGTACTTTGTCACCGGAGCGCTTCAGGCCCTGGGTTTTGATTGAGTCGACTAGCGCCGACGAAGTGCCGTGATACCAGACGTTACTCGTAGCAAATCCTTGGTCGCGCAATACATTGTTAGCGTCTTTAAGAAAAGTAGGTGTATTAGTCATATTGGAAGTCACTTAGTCAGTTTTAGTTGGCAAAGAGCTGAAATGCTGAAAGAAAAGCAACTCGCTGCCTTTGCCGCTATAGCGGGAAACCATCATATTCTATTCATAAAAAAGGCGACACCTTTTGCAAGGGTCGCCTTTTTCTACTGCGCTGAACTGTGCCCTGCTGATGCGTATGCAATCGCCAGGGCACGTCACTTACACCTTAATTCAACTTAGTTGAACTGGTTAGAAGTGTTTTTCGCGCCGCCTGCTTTCAGTGCAAGCTCGCCAGCGTAGTATTCTTTGTGGTCGTCACCCATGTCTGAACCAGACATGTTTTGGTGCTTAACACAGGCGATACCCTGACGGATTTCTTTACGCTGTACGCCAGCAACATAACCCAGCATGCCCTGCTCACCGAAGTACTCTTTTGCGAGGTTGTCAGTAGACAGCGCTGCAGTGTGGTAAGTCGGCAGAGTGATCAGGTGGTGGAATACGTTCGCTTCACGGGCAGTGTCTGCCTGGAAAGTCTTGATACGTTCATCAGCAACGGCAGCCAATTCAGTTTCGTCGTATTCAGCTGACATCAGGTTTGCACGATCATAGGCAGATACGTCTTTACCTTCAGCAGTCCAAGTATCGAAAGTCTGCTGGCGGAAGTTCAGTGTCCAGTTGAAAGAAGGAGAGTTGTTGTAAACCAACTTCGCATCTGGGTGAACTTTACGAACTTCGTCCATCATGCCTTTGATTTCGTGAACGGTTGGAACGGCTGTTTCGATCCAAAGCAGGTCGGCGCCAGCATTGATAGCTTCGATACAGTCAAATACGCAACGCTCGTGACCAGTGCCTTCGCGGAACTGGTACAGGCCAGAAGGCAGACGCTTGGGACGAACCAGCTTGCCGTTACGGTTGAAGCAAACGTCGCCTTCAGCCATGTCAGCTACGTTGATTTCTTCAACGTCTAAGAACGAGTTGTAAATGTCGCCCTGATCGCCTGGCTCTTTAACAACGGCGATTTCTTTGGTCAGGCCAGCACCTTCAGAGTCAGTACGTGCAACGATAACGCCGTTGTCGACTCCCAGCTCTAAGAAAGCGTAACGCAATGCGCGCAGCTTATTGTGGAAGTCGGCGTGGGGTACGGTTACTTTGCCGTCTTGGTGACCGCACTGCTTTTCGTCAGCAACTTGGTTTTCGATCTGCAGGCAGCAAGCGCCAGCTTCGATCATTTGCTTGGCCATCAGGTAAGTCGCTTCAGCGTTACCGAAACCAGCGTCGATGTCTGCAACAATAGGTACTACGTGAGTAACATGGTTGTCGATTTGATCTTGGATCTTAGCTTCTTCAGCGGTGTCGCCAGCTTCGCGAGCAGCATCCAGAGCGCGGAACAAACCGCCCAGCTCACGTGCATCGGCTTGACGCAGGAAGGTGTAGAGCTCGCGTACTAGGTCGGCAACAACGGTTTTTTCATGCATTGATTGGTCAGGCAAGGGACCAAAGGACGAGCGCAGAGCGGCAACCATCCAGCCAGACAGGTACAAGTAGCGACGATCAGTTTTACCGTTGAAGTGTTTCTTAATAGAAATCATCTTCTGCTGACCAATAAAACCATGCCAGCAACCCAGAGACTGAGTGTATTTGGTTTTGTCTTTGTCAAACGCGGCCATGTCTGCACGCATGATGTCGGCAGTGTATTT
It includes:
- the aceK gene encoding bifunctional isocitrate dehydrogenase kinase/phosphatase, translated to MTAVTRRLAMAILNGFDAFFAEYKNITLGAQARFEGADWHGAQKAMRDRLDLWKQKRRIVAEAAYTITGGSVEDRDNWEIAKQEYAELIQNHDNFEIAQSFFNSIYCYIFKHEKIRDVHTFALTSVEHCAPVSSESILRRYRFDGDNAVDITKSMLIDCEFNIPWEDLDRDVGFIMNVVNRELIPKIRDRSKDIYVETLESLFFRNKAAYLVGRIVSGDFTMPFVLPILHSENNSIFVDTVLSDPDDISILFSFSRSYFMVDTSVPSEYIAFLHRLMPHKEIFELYIAIGMPKHGKTEFYRFAVNETANSESPYIIAPGIKGMVMLVFTRPDFGYVYKVIKDRFTPPKDMSQEHVRKCYSLVKRWDRGGRMADTQEFNNLAFDRRRFSDELIAELEKEAPSKVSVSGNALLLKHVYIERKMIPLNLYLKDCNEQQLDSVMGEYGNAIKQLAAGNIFPGDMLLKNFGVTRHGRVVFYDYDEICPLTDCNFRSLPEPKNDEQAMASQPWYEVKPEDVFPEEFRLFFSGNQRAKKVFDSLHSDLYDPAYWRGLQETIRNGYVADVFPYRKKQRFQQRPH
- a CDS encoding LLM class F420-dependent oxidoreductase, with translation MKLGLLLGYSGAKLSIPMDTVKHAETLGFDSVWTAEAYGSDAVTPAAWILAQTSKIKVGTAIMQMPARTPAMCAMTAMSLDQLSGGRFIVGLGASGPQVVEGWHGVPYGKPVTRTREYIKIMKEIFERKGPVTFDGKMYQMPYSGPGATGLGKPLKSILHGDPSIPIYTASITPAGVSASAEVADGVFPVWMSPEKYAVLEPSIEKGLEKSGRKKADFNVAPFVGVIMGDDLDGCRVFIKDFLALYIGGMGAKGKNFYTDYATRMGYGDAAEKIQDLYLAGKKEEARAAVPDALVDEVALVGPEARIRERAKDWNAASSRGEVDTMLLNCQQPEAMEILADCFL
- the rraA gene encoding ribonuclease E activity regulator RraA, with the protein product MNTISTPDLCDEHGDNVRVLEVNFRHYGGKQHFWGEIVTIKCFEDNSKVAEVVKTPGNNRVLVVDGGASPRRSLLGDNLARAAADNGWRGIVIYGYLRDVEELANMPIGIMALGSVPRKTEKLGDGRCNIALEFGGTTLYPGEHLYADLSGAIISKQPLTDTL
- a CDS encoding isocitrate lyase; its protein translation is MSTLQADIQAVASLKEQAGHSWDGINPEYVARMRAQNKFKTGLDIAKYTADIMRADMAAFDKDKTKYTQSLGCWHGFIGQQKMISIKKHFNGKTDRRYLYLSGWMVAALRSSFGPLPDQSMHEKTVVADLVRELYTFLRQADARELGGLFRALDAAREAGDTAEEAKIQDQIDNHVTHVVPIVADIDAGFGNAEATYLMAKQMIEAGACCLQIENQVADEKQCGHQDGKVTVPHADFHNKLRALRYAFLELGVDNGVIVARTDSEGAGLTKEIAVVKEPGDQGDIYNSFLDVEEINVADMAEGDVCFNRNGKLVRPKRLPSGLYQFREGTGHERCVFDCIEAINAGADLLWIETAVPTVHEIKGMMDEVRKVHPDAKLVYNNSPSFNWTLNFRQQTFDTWTAEGKDVSAYDRANLMSAEYDETELAAVADERIKTFQADTAREANVFHHLITLPTYHTAALSTDNLAKEYFGEQGMLGYVAGVQRKEIRQGIACVKHQNMSGSDMGDDHKEYYAGELALKAGGAKNTSNQFN
- a CDS encoding DUF6351 family protein, which gives rise to MNNKMLAIITVLTLAACGGGNSSNRASGIAVDKATVQVISNRPDLVSAGDVLVEVVLASADASDELVLLRNNTDVTSVLQSTPDNPLRLLGVVEGLSVGENTISANIGNSITVVNHPSGGPVFTGPHIQPWECQEGATDEDCNQAATYQWLYKSTNPLLAGLQPYDLENPPTDVATTTTDNGETLPFIVRQEIGYQARDQYTIFTLHKADESWTPIQPQSQWNRRLLVTHGGNCRGDHDTSSARTDDYAGTIPGNPAIEQSYITALSLGWSVLSTAQLNLGHNCNLSYQAESLMMAKERFVEQYGELRYTVGTGCSGGAITQNMIANAYPGLYQGLLTTCTYPDVMSTATQFADYHILLKYFGLKAENPVAPTTRDGTIFTPNQQNEIYGHLNGIVNASLADSALFGEAVEPASNCGGITPEERFNKDTNPGGVRCDVLTFMENMIGARERFPAEDPLRDHWSKIEQDLGYGFAGFPLGNEGVQYGLLPLQQGIISPAQFLALNTNIGGLDPSLNVTQARLKPDYPALPNAYRTGILNTIVNMDTVPIINMTGPDPGAAHDSVHGYWVRWRLERELGHRDNFVHWGGATALIGDANYMNQSLIAMTSWLDAIEADTSATPLAQKIIINKPADVQDQCNGVPGVMCPEAAMLVFGTPRTQAGADKYGDQVQCQLKPFSRADNYGLGNTVWQEEDWAALEQTFATGVCDWSKRPLEWQRTVTWLNYQDDKGDVITGGQQMAPAKFPAAWASPAFSKTWEPTWLQP